One Carassius carassius chromosome 20, fCarCar2.1, whole genome shotgun sequence DNA segment encodes these proteins:
- the LOC132096060 gene encoding FYVE and coiled-coil domain-containing protein 1-like isoform X1: MSTVGENQLQRIIRDLHDAVSELSKEHCDTGEPITDDSSSLHKFCYKLEYLLQFDQKERTTFLGSRKDYWDYFCDCLAKIKGANDGIRFVKSIPELKTSLGKGRAFIRYCLVHQRLADTLQQCLMNYKTTCEWYYERSPFLKSHLNTDIINHLYELNEVQFDVASRGHDLDSDWPTFARKTLGSAISPAHAWKPPSRCSSVNSLVSTYSQQAQEFLPGQDFGSSLLGDLGELGELSCSASEDLRIELDQSELKQRELQEKIRQLTSEAADLKAVVKDLQEQLLAQGPNQEKKEDQEVVKTVKECADRLHTTTQGLEALRTSERNLEAKLSIAENRNMELLAKLDGALSEKGQQAANYCDSAWKIQELLTKLKEAEEERIEFKRESEDRARLAEQLAQELKLQEAKLKEMENKLNTCRLSADKERTTAMQQADELQMTINHLQGALSLKERETGNLRTQLQDMQRALETKDGQLKEHHKRIEEDLQLKSVLEEQLNAKVTELSTTAQKIQQLENLNQRLTSESQSFQMQAKKLEEYKNQCTSLMEINAKLIQTVKRNEESSKELAQAKNSLERELVTIQASEKQLRTKLVSAGLTVESQNLEECIQNGQMNSEETKIEQLGENSILSLEELNERATVPQENKIATSSLLREANESSRTDHGESTSRLALAEAQLELNMKEVSRLQEEVMELRAQLLLSSEEKIKIQALQEVTEASREDLRAQVEQLKSQVEELNRRHVEEMLHCREREDTLVKERDMEAHVRAEIQTNLTAVREELHTLKTQNSMLALENGEARDALYRANTETAELGVHVCMLKGQNEESQLRWEELSTKLQELQMEAKEEVENLSDSIEALRKDNARLQEQIKQTEGLPEAMQKLQERLEQMEEEAKSIQEIRQREVDTLRSQLNDEAAHHQNQVQGLNEELDVLKKRLENEVEKVSSLESKVLELESANSDYSQMIGKKNALFSESENIINQKEEQMKSLRVNLTRAEEELALTQQSCNELGVNLSRSVMEKQAIELKMSAEIDDLYRTKKNLEERLIQLIRDKDALWKKSDALEFEQKQRAEEQTDRDVTHCLSCRNNFTWMLRKHSCRFCGRPFCYYCLVNDAGVHQGGSNMRCCKDCFNQRGSGHRDMGSPLRSAHSPISSPTRTSTPGALKSPRPDDTAYAIITEEEVNCVHDSDSLYYTALQPSETQQLSRSDITSTEDSDELIGSVQDAEICLLKSGEMTLSVPFSVEDVVQFGDKSRELFVRSSCYSVILITATHPGLTISWVFSSEPKSIAFSVVYRENLDTPPEQAKVLIPLTRCNSHKETIQGQLKVRNPGEYTLIFDNSFSRFLSKKVQYRLSLEKPEVCNGSDCSS; the protein is encoded by the exons CTGAAGACATCATTAGGAAAAGGACGGGCTTTCATTCGCTACTGTCTGGTGCACCAAAGGCTGGCAGACACGCTTCAGCAATGTCTTATGAACTACAAAACCACATG TGAGTGGTATTATGAACGCAGTCCCTTCCTAAAGTCCCATCTGAACACTGATATCATCAACCACCTGTATGAACTCAATGAGGTCCAGTTTGATGTAGCATCCCGAGGTCACGACCTTGACTCTGACTGGCCCACTTTTGCAAG AAAGACTCTGGGATCAGCTATCTCACCCGCCCATGCGTGGAAACCACCCAGTCGCTGCTCTAGTGTCAACAGTCTGGTTAGCACTTACTCACAG CAAGCTCAAGAGTTTCTTCCAGGCCAAGATTTTGGCTCTAGTCTTCTGGGTGATCTTGGGGAATTAGGTGAGTTGTCCTGTAGTGCTTCTGAGGACCTGCGCATTGAGCTCGACCAATCAGAGTTGAAACAACGAGAGCTCCAAGAGAAGATCAGGCAACTCACCAGTGAAGCAGCTGATCTGAAGGCCGTGGTCAAAGACCTGCAGGAGCAACTCTTGGCTCAAGGTCCTAACCAAGAGAAAAAAGAAGATCAGGAGGTGGTGAAAACTGTTAAAGAGTGTGCAGATCGTCTCCATACCACCACACAGGGACTGGAGGCTCTACGGACATCAGAACGCAACCTAGAAGCCAAACTGAGCATTGCGGAGAACAGAAACATGGAGTTGCTAGCAAAACTTGACGGAGCTCTGAGCGAAAAAGGACAGCAGGCCGCCAACTACTGTGACTCGGCCTGGAAGATCCAAGAGCTCCTGACCAAGCTAAAGGAGGCAGAAGAAGAGAGGATTGAGTTTAAACGAGAAAGCGAAGATCGGGCGAGACTAGCTGAGCAACTTGCCCAGGAGCTGAAGCTTCAGGAAGCGAAACTAAAGGAGATGGAAAACAAACTGAACACTTGTAGATTGTCTGCCGACAAAGAACGAACTACCGCAATGCAGCAGGCTGATGAGCTGCAGATGACCATCAACCACCTTCAAGGAGCTCTTTCTCTGAAGGAGCGGGAAACAGGGAACCTACGGACTCAGCTGCAGGACATGCAGAGAGCACTGGAGACCAAGGACGGTCAACTAAAGGAGCACCACAAAAGGATAGAAGAGGACTTACAACTTAAAAGTGTGCTTGAAGAACAACTAAATGCAAAGGTGACTGAGTTGTCCACCACTGCCCAAAAGATCCAGCAACTGGAGAATCTCAACCAGCGGTTGACTTCAGAAAGTCAGAGCTTCCAAATGCAAGCCAAGAAACTGGAAGAGTACAAGAACCAATGCACAAGTTTAATGGAGATCAATGCCAAGCTGATCCAAACGGTGAAGAGAAATGAGGAGAGCAGCAAGGAGCTGGCGCAAGCCAAGAActctcttgagagagaactggttaCCATACAAGCCTCTGAGAAGCAATTGAGAACCAAATTAGTGTCAGCTGGATTGACAGTGGAGAGCCAAAATCTTGAGGAGTGCATACAGAATGGCCAGATGAACAGCGAGGAAACCAAAATCGAACAACTTGGAGAGAATAGTATATTAAGCCTGGAAGAACTAAATGAGAGAGCTACAGTCCCCCAGGAGAACAAAATTGCTACTTCTAGTCTCCTTCGGGAGGCTAATGAATCCTCAAGAACTGACCATGGAGAATCCACTTCTAGGTTGGCTTTGGCTGAGGCCCAGCTTGAGCTCAACATGAAGGAGGTTTCCAGACTCCAGGAAGAGGTCATGGAGCTCCGGGCACAGCTATTGTTGAGCTCAGAGGAGAAAATAAAGATCCAGGCTCTGCAGGAAGTGACGGAAGCCTCCAGAGAAGATCTCCGGGCTcaggtggagcaactaaagtCCCAGGTGGAAGAGCTAAACCGTAGGCATGTAGAGGAAATGCTGCATTGCAGAGAAAGAGAGGACACTCTGGTAAAGGAAAGGGATATGGAGGCCCATGTGCGGGCGGAAATCCAAACAAACCTGACTGCCGTGAGGGAAGAGCTTCACACATTGAAGACTCAGAATAGCATGCTTGCGCTTGAGAATGGAGAGGCTCGCGATGCATTATACAGGGCCAACACTGAGACAGCAGAGCTTGGGGTTCATGTTTGCATGCTGAAGGGACAGAACGAGGAGTCTCAGTTGCGATGGGAAGAGCTTTCTACCAAACTTCAAGAGCTACAGATGGAGGCGAAGGAAGAAGTGGAAAATCTAAGTGATTCAATTGAGGCCTTGAGAAAAGATAATGCAAGACTCCAAGAGCAGATAAAGCAGACTGAAGGACTCCCGGAAGCCATGCAGAAGTTGCAGGAGAGACTTGAACAGATGGAAGAAGAAGCCAAAAGCATCCAAGAGATACGACAAAGGGAAGTGGACACACTAAGGTCCCAGTTGAACGATGAAGCTGCGCACCATCAAAATCAAGTGCAG GGTCTGAATGAAGAACTAGATGTACTGAAGAAGAGGCTGGAGAATGAAGTAGAGAAAGTCTCAAGTCTTGAGTCCAAAGTTTTGGAGCTTGAG tctGCAAACAGTGATTACAGTCAGATGATCGGAAAAAAAAATGCCCTCTTCAGTGAATCCGAAAATATAATTAATCAGAAAGAGGAACAGATGAAAAGCCTCAGAGTGAACTTAACAAG AGCTGAGGAGGAACTGGCTCTTACTCAGCAGTCCTGTAATGAACTAGGTGTAAACTTAAGCAGAAGCGTGATGGAGAAGCAAGCCATTGAACTGAAGATGTCTGCTGAGATAGATGACCTTTATCGTACCAAAAAGAATCTTGAAGAGAGGCTCATTCAGCTCATAAG GGATAAAGATGCTTTATGGAAGAAGTCTGATGCACTGGAGTTTGAACAGAAACAGAGGGCTgaggaacagacagacagagacgtcACACACTGTCTGAGCTGCCGCAACAACTTCACCTGGATGCTGCGCAAACATAGCTGCAG GTTCTGTGGGCGCCCATTCTGTTACTACTGCCTTGTTAATGATGCAGGTGTCCACCAGGGCGGCAGCAACATGCGCTGTTGTAAGGACTGCTTTAATCAGCGCGGTTCTGGACACAGGGACATGGGCAGTCCTTTACGTTCAGCCCACAGCCCAATATCAAGCCCCACGCGAACCAGCACACCAG GGGCATTGAAATCCCCTCGACCTGATGACACCGCTTATGCCATCATCACAGAAGAGGAAGTAAACTGTGTCCATGACAGCGATTCTTTATACTACACCGCTTTGCAGCCCTCAGAGACACAACAGCT AAGCAGAAGTGACATCACCAGCACTGAAGATTCAGACGAGCTGATTGGCTCCGTTCAGGATGCTGAGATCTGTCTGTTAAAATCTGGAGAGATGAC GCTGTCTGTGCCATTCAGTGTGGAGGATGTGGTTCAGTTTGGCGATAAGTCTAGAGAACTCTTCGTCAGGTCCAGCTGTTACAGTGTGATTCTCATAACCGCTACGCATCCAGGCCTTACGATCAGCTGGGTCTTCTCCTCTGAACCCAAGAGCATCGCCTTCAGCGTGGTGTACAGAGAGAACCTAGATACACCTCCAGAACAGGCCAAG gTTCTGATCCCTCTGACAAGATGTAACTCTCATAAAGAAACAATTCAGGGTCAACTGAAGGTCAGGAACCCTGGAGAATACACACTTATCTTCGACAACTCCTTCTCAAG GTTCCTCTCAAAGAAGGTCCAGTACAGACTGAGTTTAGAGAAGCCAGAGGTTTGCAATGGAAGTGATTGTTCTTCATAG
- the LOC132096060 gene encoding FYVE and coiled-coil domain-containing protein 1-like isoform X2, whose protein sequence is MSTVGENQLQRIIRDLHDAVSELSKEHCDTGEPITDDSSSLHKFCYKLEYLLQFDQKERTTFLGSRKDYWDYFCDCLAKIKGANDGIRFVKSIPELKTSLGKGRAFIRYCLVHQRLADTLQQCLMNYKTTCEWYYERSPFLKSHLNTDIINHLYELNEVQFDVASRGHDLDSDWPTFARKTLGSAISPAHAWKPPSRCSSVNSLQAQEFLPGQDFGSSLLGDLGELGELSCSASEDLRIELDQSELKQRELQEKIRQLTSEAADLKAVVKDLQEQLLAQGPNQEKKEDQEVVKTVKECADRLHTTTQGLEALRTSERNLEAKLSIAENRNMELLAKLDGALSEKGQQAANYCDSAWKIQELLTKLKEAEEERIEFKRESEDRARLAEQLAQELKLQEAKLKEMENKLNTCRLSADKERTTAMQQADELQMTINHLQGALSLKERETGNLRTQLQDMQRALETKDGQLKEHHKRIEEDLQLKSVLEEQLNAKVTELSTTAQKIQQLENLNQRLTSESQSFQMQAKKLEEYKNQCTSLMEINAKLIQTVKRNEESSKELAQAKNSLERELVTIQASEKQLRTKLVSAGLTVESQNLEECIQNGQMNSEETKIEQLGENSILSLEELNERATVPQENKIATSSLLREANESSRTDHGESTSRLALAEAQLELNMKEVSRLQEEVMELRAQLLLSSEEKIKIQALQEVTEASREDLRAQVEQLKSQVEELNRRHVEEMLHCREREDTLVKERDMEAHVRAEIQTNLTAVREELHTLKTQNSMLALENGEARDALYRANTETAELGVHVCMLKGQNEESQLRWEELSTKLQELQMEAKEEVENLSDSIEALRKDNARLQEQIKQTEGLPEAMQKLQERLEQMEEEAKSIQEIRQREVDTLRSQLNDEAAHHQNQVQGLNEELDVLKKRLENEVEKVSSLESKVLELESANSDYSQMIGKKNALFSESENIINQKEEQMKSLRVNLTRAEEELALTQQSCNELGVNLSRSVMEKQAIELKMSAEIDDLYRTKKNLEERLIQLIRDKDALWKKSDALEFEQKQRAEEQTDRDVTHCLSCRNNFTWMLRKHSCRFCGRPFCYYCLVNDAGVHQGGSNMRCCKDCFNQRGSGHRDMGSPLRSAHSPISSPTRTSTPGALKSPRPDDTAYAIITEEEVNCVHDSDSLYYTALQPSETQQLSRSDITSTEDSDELIGSVQDAEICLLKSGEMTLSVPFSVEDVVQFGDKSRELFVRSSCYSVILITATHPGLTISWVFSSEPKSIAFSVVYRENLDTPPEQAKVLIPLTRCNSHKETIQGQLKVRNPGEYTLIFDNSFSRFLSKKVQYRLSLEKPEVCNGSDCSS, encoded by the exons CTGAAGACATCATTAGGAAAAGGACGGGCTTTCATTCGCTACTGTCTGGTGCACCAAAGGCTGGCAGACACGCTTCAGCAATGTCTTATGAACTACAAAACCACATG TGAGTGGTATTATGAACGCAGTCCCTTCCTAAAGTCCCATCTGAACACTGATATCATCAACCACCTGTATGAACTCAATGAGGTCCAGTTTGATGTAGCATCCCGAGGTCACGACCTTGACTCTGACTGGCCCACTTTTGCAAG AAAGACTCTGGGATCAGCTATCTCACCCGCCCATGCGTGGAAACCACCCAGTCGCTGCTCTAGTGTCAACAGTCTG CAAGCTCAAGAGTTTCTTCCAGGCCAAGATTTTGGCTCTAGTCTTCTGGGTGATCTTGGGGAATTAGGTGAGTTGTCCTGTAGTGCTTCTGAGGACCTGCGCATTGAGCTCGACCAATCAGAGTTGAAACAACGAGAGCTCCAAGAGAAGATCAGGCAACTCACCAGTGAAGCAGCTGATCTGAAGGCCGTGGTCAAAGACCTGCAGGAGCAACTCTTGGCTCAAGGTCCTAACCAAGAGAAAAAAGAAGATCAGGAGGTGGTGAAAACTGTTAAAGAGTGTGCAGATCGTCTCCATACCACCACACAGGGACTGGAGGCTCTACGGACATCAGAACGCAACCTAGAAGCCAAACTGAGCATTGCGGAGAACAGAAACATGGAGTTGCTAGCAAAACTTGACGGAGCTCTGAGCGAAAAAGGACAGCAGGCCGCCAACTACTGTGACTCGGCCTGGAAGATCCAAGAGCTCCTGACCAAGCTAAAGGAGGCAGAAGAAGAGAGGATTGAGTTTAAACGAGAAAGCGAAGATCGGGCGAGACTAGCTGAGCAACTTGCCCAGGAGCTGAAGCTTCAGGAAGCGAAACTAAAGGAGATGGAAAACAAACTGAACACTTGTAGATTGTCTGCCGACAAAGAACGAACTACCGCAATGCAGCAGGCTGATGAGCTGCAGATGACCATCAACCACCTTCAAGGAGCTCTTTCTCTGAAGGAGCGGGAAACAGGGAACCTACGGACTCAGCTGCAGGACATGCAGAGAGCACTGGAGACCAAGGACGGTCAACTAAAGGAGCACCACAAAAGGATAGAAGAGGACTTACAACTTAAAAGTGTGCTTGAAGAACAACTAAATGCAAAGGTGACTGAGTTGTCCACCACTGCCCAAAAGATCCAGCAACTGGAGAATCTCAACCAGCGGTTGACTTCAGAAAGTCAGAGCTTCCAAATGCAAGCCAAGAAACTGGAAGAGTACAAGAACCAATGCACAAGTTTAATGGAGATCAATGCCAAGCTGATCCAAACGGTGAAGAGAAATGAGGAGAGCAGCAAGGAGCTGGCGCAAGCCAAGAActctcttgagagagaactggttaCCATACAAGCCTCTGAGAAGCAATTGAGAACCAAATTAGTGTCAGCTGGATTGACAGTGGAGAGCCAAAATCTTGAGGAGTGCATACAGAATGGCCAGATGAACAGCGAGGAAACCAAAATCGAACAACTTGGAGAGAATAGTATATTAAGCCTGGAAGAACTAAATGAGAGAGCTACAGTCCCCCAGGAGAACAAAATTGCTACTTCTAGTCTCCTTCGGGAGGCTAATGAATCCTCAAGAACTGACCATGGAGAATCCACTTCTAGGTTGGCTTTGGCTGAGGCCCAGCTTGAGCTCAACATGAAGGAGGTTTCCAGACTCCAGGAAGAGGTCATGGAGCTCCGGGCACAGCTATTGTTGAGCTCAGAGGAGAAAATAAAGATCCAGGCTCTGCAGGAAGTGACGGAAGCCTCCAGAGAAGATCTCCGGGCTcaggtggagcaactaaagtCCCAGGTGGAAGAGCTAAACCGTAGGCATGTAGAGGAAATGCTGCATTGCAGAGAAAGAGAGGACACTCTGGTAAAGGAAAGGGATATGGAGGCCCATGTGCGGGCGGAAATCCAAACAAACCTGACTGCCGTGAGGGAAGAGCTTCACACATTGAAGACTCAGAATAGCATGCTTGCGCTTGAGAATGGAGAGGCTCGCGATGCATTATACAGGGCCAACACTGAGACAGCAGAGCTTGGGGTTCATGTTTGCATGCTGAAGGGACAGAACGAGGAGTCTCAGTTGCGATGGGAAGAGCTTTCTACCAAACTTCAAGAGCTACAGATGGAGGCGAAGGAAGAAGTGGAAAATCTAAGTGATTCAATTGAGGCCTTGAGAAAAGATAATGCAAGACTCCAAGAGCAGATAAAGCAGACTGAAGGACTCCCGGAAGCCATGCAGAAGTTGCAGGAGAGACTTGAACAGATGGAAGAAGAAGCCAAAAGCATCCAAGAGATACGACAAAGGGAAGTGGACACACTAAGGTCCCAGTTGAACGATGAAGCTGCGCACCATCAAAATCAAGTGCAG GGTCTGAATGAAGAACTAGATGTACTGAAGAAGAGGCTGGAGAATGAAGTAGAGAAAGTCTCAAGTCTTGAGTCCAAAGTTTTGGAGCTTGAG tctGCAAACAGTGATTACAGTCAGATGATCGGAAAAAAAAATGCCCTCTTCAGTGAATCCGAAAATATAATTAATCAGAAAGAGGAACAGATGAAAAGCCTCAGAGTGAACTTAACAAG AGCTGAGGAGGAACTGGCTCTTACTCAGCAGTCCTGTAATGAACTAGGTGTAAACTTAAGCAGAAGCGTGATGGAGAAGCAAGCCATTGAACTGAAGATGTCTGCTGAGATAGATGACCTTTATCGTACCAAAAAGAATCTTGAAGAGAGGCTCATTCAGCTCATAAG GGATAAAGATGCTTTATGGAAGAAGTCTGATGCACTGGAGTTTGAACAGAAACAGAGGGCTgaggaacagacagacagagacgtcACACACTGTCTGAGCTGCCGCAACAACTTCACCTGGATGCTGCGCAAACATAGCTGCAG GTTCTGTGGGCGCCCATTCTGTTACTACTGCCTTGTTAATGATGCAGGTGTCCACCAGGGCGGCAGCAACATGCGCTGTTGTAAGGACTGCTTTAATCAGCGCGGTTCTGGACACAGGGACATGGGCAGTCCTTTACGTTCAGCCCACAGCCCAATATCAAGCCCCACGCGAACCAGCACACCAG GGGCATTGAAATCCCCTCGACCTGATGACACCGCTTATGCCATCATCACAGAAGAGGAAGTAAACTGTGTCCATGACAGCGATTCTTTATACTACACCGCTTTGCAGCCCTCAGAGACACAACAGCT AAGCAGAAGTGACATCACCAGCACTGAAGATTCAGACGAGCTGATTGGCTCCGTTCAGGATGCTGAGATCTGTCTGTTAAAATCTGGAGAGATGAC GCTGTCTGTGCCATTCAGTGTGGAGGATGTGGTTCAGTTTGGCGATAAGTCTAGAGAACTCTTCGTCAGGTCCAGCTGTTACAGTGTGATTCTCATAACCGCTACGCATCCAGGCCTTACGATCAGCTGGGTCTTCTCCTCTGAACCCAAGAGCATCGCCTTCAGCGTGGTGTACAGAGAGAACCTAGATACACCTCCAGAACAGGCCAAG gTTCTGATCCCTCTGACAAGATGTAACTCTCATAAAGAAACAATTCAGGGTCAACTGAAGGTCAGGAACCCTGGAGAATACACACTTATCTTCGACAACTCCTTCTCAAG GTTCCTCTCAAAGAAGGTCCAGTACAGACTGAGTTTAGAGAAGCCAGAGGTTTGCAATGGAAGTGATTGTTCTTCATAG